A DNA window from Trichomycterus rosablanca isolate fTriRos1 chromosome 9, fTriRos1.hap1, whole genome shotgun sequence contains the following coding sequences:
- the LOC134320205 gene encoding ankyrin repeat domain-containing protein 9-like, whose protein sequence is MQMQELRNNGFGVAQDHVPALSSYVNRGGCYHTEDGKTPLHLACELSRYEAVVTLLGNGASPRAEDHNGMTPLDLVLQQLRSSKANAGVKKLCLNSLLMFMPELRFKLKSSLEKDPQCWSKVLGEDKFNYLVGKTPAPLCLIAMQRVLSRLDPQEFPKSLDKLPIPASLKPLAQT, encoded by the exons ATGCAAATGCAGGAACTCAGGAACAAC GGTTTCGGGGTGGCACAGGACCACGTGCCCGCTCTGAGCTCGTACGTGAACCGAGGCGGGTGCTACCACACGGAGGACGGGAAGACGCCCCTCCACCTGGCGTGCGAGCTCTCCCGGTACGAGGCCGTGGTGACGCTCCTGGGGAACGGCGCCTCCCCGCGAGCCGAGGACCACAACGGCATGACGCCGCTGGACCTCGTTCTCCAGCAGCTCCGGAGCTCCAAAGCAAACGCCGGCGTGAAGAAGCTCTGCCTGAACAGCTTGCTCATGTTCATGCCCGAGCTGCGGTTCAAACTCAAGAGCTCGCTGGAGAAGGACCCACAGTGCTGGTCCAAAGTCCTGGGAGAAGACAAGTTTAACTACCTCGTCGGGAAGACGCCGGCGCCGCTCTGTCTCATAGCTATGCAGAGAGTTCTGTCCCGGCTCGATCCGCAGGAATTCCCCAAAAGTCTGGACAAGCTTCCCATCCCGGCGTCTCTGAAACCCCTCGCTCAGACCTGA